From the genome of Ananas comosus cultivar F153 linkage group 18, ASM154086v1, whole genome shotgun sequence, one region includes:
- the LOC109723994 gene encoding 50S ribosomal protein L1, chloroplastic — protein MAVATATATATASVRSAPATPFAAPTKPASYHPLSLRFSSSSSSSCCCYHSSPLRTLRRPNFCLPIAARRPAYPFPARAAAAAAVADAAAETDLAEDDDDAAAASDIATAAAPPKPKTGKAALPLKRDRTRSKRFLEIQKLRENKKEYDVPTAVGLLKQTASTKFVESAEAHFRLNIDPKYNDQQLRATVNLPKGTGQTVKVAVLTQGEKIDEAKNAGADIVGGEDLIEQLKGGFMEFDKLIASPDMMPKVASLGKLLGPRGLMPNPKAGTVTTDLSQAIQDFKKGKVEYRVDKTGIVHLPFGKVNFSEEDLIINLMAAVRSVETNKPSGAKGVYWKSAHICSSMGPSVRLNIREMLDYKPPVTV, from the exons ATGGCTgtcgccaccgccaccgccaccgccactgcCAGCGTCCGCTCCGCTCCCGCCACGCCTTTCGCCGCCCCCACCAAACCCGCCTCCTACCATCCCCTCTCCCTccgcttctcctcctcctcctcctcgtcctgcTGCTGCTACCATTCGTCGCCTCTGCGCACCCTCCGCCGCCCCAACTTCTGCCTCCCCATCGCCGCTAGGAGGCCCGCCTACCCCTTTCCCGCTCGGGCTgcggccgctgccgccgtcgccgacgCTGCCGCCGAGACCGACCtcgcggaggacgacgacgacgccgccgccgcctctgaCATCGCCACCGCTGCAGCCCCTCCGAAACCCAAGACGGGAAAGGCCGCCTTGCCTCTCAAGAGAGACAGA ACGCGATCGAAGAGGTTCTTGGAGATACAGAAGCTGAGGGAGAACAAGAAGGAGTACGACGTGCCCACGGCCGTCGGACTGCTGAAGCAGACAGCCAGCACCAAGTTTGTGGAGTCCGCAGAGGCCCATTTCCGGCTCAACATCGATCCCAAGTACAATGACCAGCAGTTGAGGGCCACG GTGAATTTGCCAAAAGGAACAGGGCAGACTGTTAAAGTGGCCGTTCTTACTCAAG GTGAAAAGATTGATGAAGCAAAAAATGCAGGAGCTGATATTGTTGGTGGAGAAGACCTGATAGAACAACTGAAGGGTGGATTTATGGAATTTGACAAATTAATTGCTTCTCCAGATATGATGCCCAAG GTTGCAAGTTTGGGGAAGCTTCTAGGGCCACGTGGACTCATGCCAAACCCTAAAGCCGGTACTGTTACCACAGATCTATCTCAG GCTATCCAAGATTTTAAGAAAGGCAAAGTTGAATACCGAGTCGATAAGACTGGGATTGTTCACCTACCTTTCGGGAAGGTCAACTTCTCTGAGGAGGATCTTATCATAAACTTGATGGCCGCAGTT CGATCAGTAGAAACAAATAAACCATCCGGTGCTAAGGGAGTGTACTGGAAAAGCGCGCACATATGCTCGTCAATGGGGCCTTCTGTTCGATTGAATATAAGAGAAATGCTCGACTACAAGCCCCCAGTCACAGTCTAG